The sequence GAGAGCAATGAAGACGGCGAAGACCGTCCGAAAAAGCGTCGCCGCCGTGGTGGCCGTGGCCGCAATCGCCGCAACCGTGAAGATGGTGAAGGCGGCGAAGCTGCAGAACCTCAAGGCGGAAACAATGATCGTCCGGCAGAAGCGTCAGACGATGATGATGAGGACAAGCCCAAGAAGCGCCGTCGCCGTGGCGGCCGCCGCCGTGGCGGACGCGGACGTGGCCGCGGTGAAGGCGGCGAAGGCAGCGAGAACACTGAGAACGGTTCAGAGGGCGCATCAAATGAAGTTCCCGCTTCTGAGGGTCCTCCAAAGGACTCGGAACCAGTCACAGCTCAGGACGAAGCTCCTGCTAAGCCCAAGCGTACTCGCCGGAAAAAGGCTGACGTTGAAGCAACTGCTGACGAAGCTCCGACGGCAGAAGTAACCGAAGAAAAGCCCAAGCCAAAGCGGGCATCTCGCAAGAAGGCAGAACCAAAGGCGAAGGCAGACGCCGCTCCGGCAGAGGGTGCAGAAGAAGCGCCTGCCAAGCCGAAGCGTGCACCGCGCAAGAAGGCTGAACCAAAGCCAAAAGCTGATGCTGCTCCTGCTGCAGACGCCGCTGAGGAAAAGCCCAAGCCAAAGCGTGCACCACGCAAGAAGGCAGAGCCGAAAGCTGCGAAGGCAGCCAAGGCTGAACCTGCGGCTAGCGTAGCCCAGACTGCGGACGCTCCAGCGGGTGACAAACCCGGTAAGAAGCGCGGCGGCTGGTGGCAGCGTACTTTCGGGGAATAATCCCGAACACCGAAACGATATGAAAGGGGGCCTCACAGCCCCCTTTTTTATACCTGCGACAATTTGCGCTTAGCCAGCCTTGACTGCCCTGCCCCACTCCATCCAACCCAATGGTCGCGGGGTCTTTGGCGCATATTTCGCACCCATCGGTTCAACAGCAAACCCACCTGCCTCGACCGCTGAAGTGATTGGCCGGGTGAGATGGCAGCCGCCAGCAATCGGTTTCCAGATTGGTTCGATGCGGTACTGCCATTTGGCGACACTCGCATCGGGCGCGCGGCCATGTTCAAGGAACAGCAGCTGCCCGCCCGGTTTCAGAATGCGGCGCATTTCCTTCACGACCTGCACCTGATCCTGCACCGAACACATGGTGTAAGTGCAAACCACGCTGTCGAAACTTTCATCGCCAAACGGGATATCCTCGCCGATCCCGTCGCGAATGTCGGCTTCCCAACCCTTCGCCTCGGCGGCGGCGCGGGCATATTCGAGCAGCTTCCCGCCCGGATCAATTCCGGCGAAATGGGTTATCGCGTCCTTGTTATAAAACTCCTGATTGATCCCGCCGCCGCAGCCTAACTCAAACACGCGGCCATTGGCCTGAGGCACAACGAAAGATCGTAGTTTCATGATCTGCGGCGCACCGCAGGCCAGCTTGATCATGCGCGGCGCGGCGTGCTTGTCCCACCAACTTGCCAGTCCCATATTCAACCCTTCCCTTGCAGCAATCTAGGTTGCATGATGCAATCCAAGAGGAGAGTCCAATGACCGTCGAATTCCACAGAACCCCAGACGACCATTTCGAGAACCTTCCGGGCTTTCCCTAACAACCTAACTACCACACTTTGTCAGACGGTTTGCGTGTCCACTATCTCGACGAGGGACCCAAGGAAGGCACGCCGGTTCTGATGATGCACGGCGAACCAAGCTGGTGCTTCCTCTATCGTAAGATGATCGATCCCGTAGTCGCAGCCGGATACCGCGTAATCGCGCCAGACCTGATCGGCTTCGGCAAGTCGGACAAGCCTCTCGATCAGGAAGGCTTCACCTATGCGGGCCACGTCGCATGGATGCGCGAATGGCTGGAGGCGATGGACCTGACCAACATCGTCCTCGCCTGTCAGGATTGGGGCTCGCTGATCGGGCTGCGCTTGCTGGCGGCCATGCCCGATCGTTTTGCTGCGGTTACTTTGTCAAACGGTGGATTGCCTGCGGGGCAAGAACCGCCAGAGGCCTTCGCAAAGTGGCGCGATTTCGCGGTGACAAGCCCCGTATTCCCCATCGGCGGCATCATCCAAGGCGCAACCACGACCGACCTGCCGCAAGCAGTGATCGACGCCTATGACGCGCCTTACGATGAAGAGGTAAGCAAAGCCGCCGCACGCAAGTTCCCCGCCCTCGTCCCGCTCGGCGAAAATGTCGCAGTTCCCGACCAGAAGGAAGCGTGGAAGGTTCTGGCGACGTTCGACAAGCCCTTCAGCTGCGCCTTCAGTGATAGCGACCCGATCACCAAAGGTGGCGCAAAAGCGTTCACGGAAAACGTGGTGGGCG comes from Altererythrobacter sp. ZODW24 and encodes:
- a CDS encoding class I SAM-dependent methyltransferase codes for the protein MGLASWWDKHAAPRMIKLACGAPQIMKLRSFVVPQANGRVFELGCGGGINQEFYNKDAITHFAGIDPGGKLLEYARAAAEAKGWEADIRDGIGEDIPFGDESFDSVVCTYTMCSVQDQVQVVKEMRRILKPGGQLLFLEHGRAPDASVAKWQYRIEPIWKPIAGGCHLTRPITSAVEAGGFAVEPMGAKYAPKTPRPLGWMEWGRAVKAG